A segment of the Tissierellales bacterium genome:
ACTTAACTACATTAGTCTATCCTATTAAAAAAGTTATGTCAATTGGAGGTTTCAAAATTTTAAAATTCTTTTTTTCACCAGTTTCTAAATTCATCTTCATTTTCATTTATAGAAGAATCCCTCTTAGCAATATCTAAATAAATTGATAAATTTTCCACAAATATTTTAGAAGTTACATCTTTTCCAAATACAAGCAACTAAATACTAAGTCTCTTCCTAGTTCCTCTAAAGCTCTACTTAGTTCTATGTCTGTTATATCTTCTAGGTTAAGATATTCCTTTAAATATGGTCTATACATACTAAACATTCCCTATCCTCCTAGGTATAGTACTAACCCTTGATATTAATTAGTATTAGCTGATCTTTAGACTACTTCTGTAATTTATAATGAAATTTTATCTTTTTATGTTGTTTTATGTAAACTCTTTAAAGCTAACTTTTTCGTAGCTCTTTATAAGACTTAAACCCATAAGCTGAATCAGCGGACTTTATCCCATCTATAACTGCTCTTTCCATAGCCTTAGCTGCTAAGAAACCTACTACATTTATATCGGCTTCCACTTTATTCGTCCCCATAGTAAAAATCGTATCCCCATCAAATATAGAATGGGCAGGCCTTATAGTTCTTCCATATCCATTATGGGCCATGGAAGCAATTTTATTCATTTGAGACTTATTAAATATACCATTAGTTACAACTATTCCTATAGTAGTGTTCCCACTAAATATGTTTTTATTTCCACTATATACCTTTAACATTTCCTCTTCTGTTCCAATACAGTTTTCTCTATCTTTATCTAAAAGTCCAGCTAATATTTCCCCAGTATTAGGATCAATAATATCTCCTAAAGAATTAACAGCAACTATAGCCCCTACTTTTAAATCCCCAACTTGAATACCGTAAGAACCAAGACCACCTTTCATAGCCCTATCTATACCAAAAAACTTTCCCACAGTAGCTCCAGTTCCGGCACCAACATTGCCACTTAGACATTCTTTCTTTGTAGAATTAATGCAAGCCTTATATCCCATTTCTTTATCTGGTCTAATCTTATAATCTCCTACTACTAAATCAAATAAGACAGCACTACATACTATAGGTACCTTTGTTACTTGTACATCGAAACCAATACCTTTTTCCTCCAAATATTTCATAGCACCAGAAGCTGCATCCAATCCAAAGGCACTTCCTCCTGTTAACATAACGGCATGAATTTTTTCTACTAAATTTTGGGGATTGAGTAAATCAGTTTCTCTAGTCCCCGGCGAACCACCTCTTACATCTACACCTGCTGTAGCTCCTTCCTCACATATTACGGCTGTGCAACCAGTTCCACCTTCCATATCTTGTGCATTTCCTACCTGTATACCTTCTATATCTGTAAATTTAATTTCTTTTGTTACCATGGTCAATCTCCTTTCTAATAAATTATTAAGGATTGTATTATATTGATATTATACTATATAATAAGGTGGTATATAATAAGGTTTCGGCATGAAACGACAGGACAACAAAAAATTGTAAATAGATAACATTGAAAACAGGTAAAAATATGGTACTATTATATAGTACTATTAGATAAATAATGGAGGTAATTTTGATGGCTGATATTATAGTAATAGGTAGTATATATATAGATTTAGTTGCAAATGTAATAGATATACCTAAAAAAGGTGAAACTGTAATAGGGACAAGCTTTAACCAGCTCCCTGGTGGAAGAGGGACTAATCAAGCTATAACTATGGCTAATTTAGGTGGAAATGTAGCTATGGTCGGTAAAATAGGAGATGATGATTTGGGTAATAAATTAGTTTCACAGATGGAGTCTTATGGAATCAATACATATTATATTGAAAAAACTAAAGAAGCTCCAACAGGCGTATCCCTAATTTCAGTTGATAGAGAAGGTGAAGATGCAACTATCGTTGCATCAGGAGCTAATACTAAAATAAATAATAGAAATATAGATAAAGCTGATGATATAATTGAAAAGTCAAAAATAGTTGTAACACAATTAGAGATACCAATTGAAACTGTAAAATATGGGCTGAAAAAAGCAAAAACAAAAGGAAAGTATACTATCTTAGATCCTACCCCTGCCCAGGTTCTAGATTGTGAAATAATTCGACATGTGGACCTTTTAATAGCAGATAAATTAAAACTAGAAGTTTTAAGTGGCATTTCGATTAATAATGAAAAAGATTTAAAAAAAGCTGCTGAAATTCTTTTAGGATTAGGTGTTAAAGAGTTAATAGTATTCTTGAGAGAAAAAGGCTGTATATACATAAACTCTAGCGAATCTAAAAATTTTAATTCTTATGAAACCTCAGAATTAAATATTACTAATGCAAATAATATATTTAATTCGGCTCTTACCTTTAAGCTTTCTCAAGGGGAAAGCATGGATGAATCTATAAATTATGCACTTGAAAAAGTTAGAGGATAAATCTTTTCTGCCTTTTATGGTAGCTATAACCTAAAAAAAATTTCTAGGTTTTTGTATATTGACTTTAATACACCTACTTTTCCAAAACCTTTTCAAGTATTAAATTTTATAGCTATATATCTTGCCAATATCCCTATTATAACGATATTGGCTGTTTTTATATTTCCAGTATTTTTTTATTTCTTCTTAGCCCATCCCAAGCCTTCACTAGGTACAAAGATGAAAACCCATCTATGTCTTTATCTTTTTCCATGTATAAGAGCATTTAATTGAAAAACAACTTTTAAAATAATAAGAATAACAAAAATCTTTTTCTATTATGTCTTCATAATAAACTAATTATATTCATCACACTCATCATCAGATAGTTTTCTTATAATTTCTAAATAAATATTAAAATTATTTAAGAAGGTTTCAAAAGTTACATCTTTGCCAAAAGCAAAAAAATTATAAATCAAATCTTTCCCTAGCTGTTCTAATATATCCTTTAATATTCTTTCAGTTATTCCTTCTAAATCAACATATTCCTCTAA
Coding sequences within it:
- a CDS encoding P1 family peptidase is translated as MVTKEIKFTDIEGIQVGNAQDMEGGTGCTAVICEEGATAGVDVRGGSPGTRETDLLNPQNLVEKIHAVMLTGGSAFGLDAASGAMKYLEEKGIGFDVQVTKVPIVCSAVLFDLVVGDYKIRPDKEMGYKACINSTKKECLSGNVGAGTGATVGKFFGIDRAMKGGLGSYGIQVGDLKVGAIVAVNSLGDIIDPNTGEILAGLLDKDRENCIGTEEEMLKVYSGNKNIFSGNTTIGIVVTNGIFNKSQMNKIASMAHNGYGRTIRPAHSIFDGDTIFTMGTNKVEADINVVGFLAAKAMERAVIDGIKSADSAYGFKSYKELRKS
- a CDS encoding ribokinase codes for the protein MADIIVIGSIYIDLVANVIDIPKKGETVIGTSFNQLPGGRGTNQAITMANLGGNVAMVGKIGDDDLGNKLVSQMESYGINTYYIEKTKEAPTGVSLISVDREGEDATIVASGANTKINNRNIDKADDIIEKSKIVVTQLEIPIETVKYGLKKAKTKGKYTILDPTPAQVLDCEIIRHVDLLIADKLKLEVLSGISINNEKDLKKAAEILLGLGVKELIVFLREKGCIYINSSESKNFNSYETSELNITNANNIFNSALTFKLSQGESMDESINYALEKVRG